In a genomic window of Pelecanus crispus isolate bPelCri1 chromosome 1, bPelCri1.pri, whole genome shotgun sequence:
- the IL18RAP gene encoding interleukin-18 receptor accessory protein — translation MILKENVSEYQPKLIKKIMLTLCWILALFVSGAEVREINLPGCSHVEPQIRYRAISDEDFVLQCALPDRDATHIYNSSLLNQHQVKWFWHPKDKEPLKAIKESSNPALQGDALWFKPVRDSASGVYICMIREKIPCLKIVLEVQTKKAAKCSGYDTNMLHLLAGNGNSITCPGTKCYSHIKKADVKWYKDGHQIKHRKSRQSLKLKHNEIYLNPTYDKDAGIYVCDYSLYENTTEWTMRTAVTVHVIEKNTTHPPNFLYPNGVVILEAELGKPLDLECRVQFGFERVSLMRVTWKRNNKENINEKLNQETSIYAKGLKGHTLLHVAKLKEVTERDLRSTFTCFAENLVGNATAVIQLKRKQKVFLLYILCSVISTLFAFLLCTAFIYQYWIEIVLMYRSYLVHSKTTGDGKEFDAFVSYAKLDSSESDSTLISEEQFALELLPDILENKYGYKLCILERDILPGGAYTDEVVTAIKQSRRAIIILSPAYVSGPSIFELQAAVNCALEDKKIKLVLIKFQAFQEPETLPPVVKKALRILPVITWKSSTSAAPNKKFWKYMHYHMPVKTTKMLGNCSLKGFFQRLFSVG, via the exons atgattcttaaagaaaatgtcTCAGAATATCAACCAAAATTGATAAAGAAAATCATGCTGACTTTGTGCTGGATCCTAGCGCTGTTTGTCAGTGGGGCAGAAGTTAGAGAGATTAATTTGCCAG GATGTTCCCATGTTGAACCTCAAATACGGTATCGGGCAATTAGTGACGAGGACTTTGTTTTACAATGCGCTTTACCAGATAGAGATGCTACCCACATTTATAACAGCTCGCTTCTAAACCAACATCAGGTGAAATGGTTCTGGCATCCGAAAGATAAAGAGCCATTGAAGGCTATCAAGGAAAGCTCTAATCCTGCTCTCCAAGGGGATGCACTTTGGTTTAAACCAGTAAGGGACAGTGCTTCTGGAGTGTACATCTGTATGATACG GGAAAAAATCCCATGTCTCAAAATTGTTTTGGAGGTTCAAacaaagaaggcagcaaaatgTTCAGGTTATGACACAAATATGCTACATCTTCTTGCTGGCAATGGGAATTCAATAACTTGTCCTGGGACAAAATGTTACAGCCATATAAAAAAGGCAGATGTAAAATGGTACAAG gATGGTCATCAGATAAAACATAGGAAAAGCAGACAAAGCCTAAAGCTTAAGCATAATGAAATCTACTTGAATCCAACCTATGACAAAGATGCTGGAATATATGTGTGTGATTACTCTCTATATGAAAACACTACCGAGTGGACAATGAGAACAGCAGTAACAGTACATGTCATTG AGAAAAACACTACCCATCCACCAAACTTCTTGTATCCCAACGGTGTGGTGATCCTCGAAGCAGAGCTTG GAAAGCCACTTGATTTGGAATGCCGTGTACAGTTTGGATTTGAAAGAGTTTCTCTGATGCGGGtaacatggaaaagaaacaacaaagaaaatataaatgagaaattgAATCAGGAAACAAG tatTTATGCAAAAGGTTTAAAGGGACACACACTTCTTCATGTTGCGAAACTGAAAGAAGTCACCGAAAGGGACCTCAGAAGCACCTTCACATGCTTTGCTGAGAATTTGGTGGGAAATGCCACCGCTGTGATccagctgaaaagaaagcagaaag TGTTTCTCTTATACATACTATGCAGTGTCATTTCTACTCTATTTGCATTCCTTTTGTGCACTGCCTTTATTTACCAGTACTGGATTGAAATAGTGCTGATGTACCGAAGTTATCTGGTCCACAGCAAAACTACAGGAG atggCAAAGAATTTGACGCATTTGTGTCCTATGCAAAACTAGACTCTTCTGAAAGTGACTCCACTTTAATTAGTGAGGAACAATTTGCCCTGGAACTTCTTCCAGatattctggaaaataaatatggatACAAGTTATGCATTCTTGAAAGAGATATTCTTCCAGGAGGAG CATACACAGATGAAGTTGTTACAGCTATTAAACAAAGCAGACGAGCAATCATTATCTTGAGCCCAGCCTACGTCAGTGGACCAAGCATCTTTGaactgcaggcagcagtgaaCTGTGCATTGGAAGACAAAAAGATCAAACTGGTATTAATAAAGTTCCAGGCTTTCCAAGAACCAGAGACTTTGCCTCCAGTAGTGAAGAAAGCTCTTCGGATTTTACCAGTCATTACCTGGAAGTCTTCTACTTCTGCTGCTCCAAACAAGAAGTTCTGGAAATACATGCATTACCACATGCCAGTCAAAACTACTAAGATGTTGGGAAATTGCAGCCTGAAGGGCTTTTTCCAAAGGTTATTCAGTGTGGGATAG